A single window of Carettochelys insculpta isolate YL-2023 chromosome 13, ASM3395843v1, whole genome shotgun sequence DNA harbors:
- the ARL13A gene encoding ADP-ribosylation factor-like protein 13A, whose amino-acid sequence MFQLLSHCWSWLQALQEPIRKVTLLVVGLDRTGKTSLIVEIQRVLSCEVLPMTKPHETELRVGRFEVSLVDLSGGQRLRGTWRNHYGTAHGIIFVLDSSDVLRMEEARRTLGRLLAHPRISGKPLLLLANKQDKVDALLPCELIERLSLEKLVNENKSLCRVEPSSATKSLHKSQAQTILQGLRWLLHTITINYSVLSARVLRDSPDQLVPPEQEAPQRAVRARSQTQRGRETLARRENSQEGCTKVGEYKPLQPIQNILPQTEEGPQVPKRRKKKVKVKKKGLVQARSVADEEEGKAGGGENRASATAGLLHSNRVGQEKLLPQGTAPLRAGQSAKKKKKNIKNKVKSQESSLEPQKAGMSGTFDLYRRAMLALKMRQERRKQPSAVTP is encoded by the exons ATGTTCCAGCTCCTCTCCCATTGCTGGTCATGGCTGCAGGCACTCCAGGAACCCATCAG GAAAGTGACCCTCCTTGTCGTGGGCCTGGACCGTACAGGGAAAACCTCCCTCATCGTGGAAATACAGAGAG TGCTCTCGTGTGAGGTGCTCCCCATGACAAAGCCTCACGAGACAGAGCTCAGGGTGGGCCGGTTTGAAGTCTCCCTTGTCGACCTGTCTGGGGGGCAGCGGTTGCGGGGCACGTGGCGTAACCACTACGGCACCGCTCATGGGATTATCTTTGTTCTGGACTCCAGCGATGTGCTGCGGATGGAAGAGGCCAGGAGGACCTTGGGCCGTCTCCTGGCTCACCCGAGGATTTCAGGGAAGCCCCTGTTACT GCTGGCCAATAAACAGGACAAGGTTGATGCCCTCCTCCCATGTGAGCTGATCGAACGCCTGTCCCTGGAGAAGCTTGTGAATGAAAACAAGTCGCTGTGCCGCGTG GAGCCATCTTCAGCCACCAAAAGTCTTCATAAAAGCCAAGCTCAGACCATCCTGCAGGGGCTTCGCTGGCTCCTGCACACCATTACCATCAACTACAGCGTCCTGAGTGCCCGGGTGCTACGAGACAGCCCGGACCAGCTGGTCCCCCCGGAGCAAGAGGCTCCCCAGAGAGCAGTGCGGGCTCGCAGCCAGACACAGCGAGGGAG GGAGACACTGGCCAGAAGGGAGAATTCCCAAGAAGGATGCACCAAGGTAGGTGAATACAAACCACTACAGCCCATCCAGAACATCCTTCCCCAG ACGGAGGAAGGCCCACAGGTACCCAAGAGAAGGAAGAAGAAGGTGAAGGTGAAGAAGAAAGGACTGGTGCAGGCTCGGAGCGTGGCTGATGAAGAGGAAGggaaagcaggaggaggagagaacaGAGCAAGTGCTACTGCTGGACTCCTCCACAGCAATAGAGTTGGGCAGGAGAAACTGCTCCCCCAGGGGACAGCTCCTCTCCGGGCAG GGCAGAgtgcaaagaagaaaaagaagaacattaaaaataaagtcaAGTCTCAGGAGTCCTCGCTGGAGCCACAGAAGGCAGGCATGTCAGGCACCTTCG ACTTGTATCGAAGGGCAATGCTGGCTCTGAAAATGAGGCAAGAGCGGAGGAAGCAGCCTTCTGCTGTTACTCCTTGA